The stretch of DNA CTCGCGGCATCCACGTCGACGACATCGACCTGGTCATTCAGGCTGATGCCCCCGACGAGTACAAGACCTACCTGCACCGTGCCGGCCGCACCGGCCGCGCGGGCAAGACCGGTACCGTTGTCACGCTCATTCCGAAGCAGCGCCAGCGCCGCATGGACGAGCTGCTCGGTCGCGCCGAGATCGACGCCAGCTACGCAACGGCTCGTCCGGGCGACGCAGCAGTTGTGGCCCTCGCAAGCCTTTAAAGCGTCACAGCCAAACAGGGCACCCCTTAAAAAGTGGGTGCCCTGTTTGGGTGACAAGGTCTGCGTGTTTCATGAAAATGCCCGGTGTAGAGTCAAAAATCCACCAGAAATTTTCCGCGTGTTGCTGGCGTGTTTCAGGGCGCGCCCTCTACGCTCAGAGTGTTGCAGGTGTGTCGTTATGCGACATACCCACGCACTTCCTGCCCCAATTCGGGTTTGGGGCAGAGAGAGCGTGTGACACATGTACCGCGGGGCGCCGAAAGGCGCCCCGCGGTTTTCGTTTTGGTTTTTGGTTTTCGGTTACGAGGCGAGCGCCAGCCCGCCGGCGGCCACGAGCGCCAGAACGAGGCCAAGCCACTGCACCGGGGCGATGCGCTCCCGCAGCACCACGGCAGCAAGCAGGATGGTGCCGGCCGGGTAGAGCGCGATGAGAACGCTCATGACGCTGAGATCGCCTGACCGGATGCCGAGCAACAGCAGAATGTTCGCCGTCGCATCCACGGCGCCACAGGCCAGAGCGAGACGCAGTCCGAGGGAACGGTTTCGACGATCGAGTTCAGCGTGCGCGGCCAATTCTGTTGGGGCATCCGTTCGTGCATTCTTTGCGCCAGACGCCCCCCATGAGACGCTCTCACGCCGATGAGCTCTCGTTCGCGCCGTGACAAGAGCACGTATCCCGACGACGCTGAACATGATCGTCGCTGTAACGACACGGTTGATGACCAGGGGAACCACGCCGCTGTCGGTCGGGGTCTGATCGATCAGAATTATGAAGGTGCCGATCATCGCACCTGAGGTGGTGGCCATCAGGATCGCTCGGGGCGTGGGACGCACGGCACCCTTCTCCGGCACAAAACCCACCAGTACGACCGCGATGAGGGCCAGCCCGAGCGCCCCATAACCGATGGGCGCGAATCGATCGCCCCCGATGAGCCCAACCGTCATGGGAACAATGGCCGAGACAACGGCGGTCAAGGGCGACAGGATGCTCATCGGCCCGATTGCGAGGCAGGCGTAGAGCAGCGAGATGGCCAGGGCACCGGTGATACCCGAGAGCCCGGCCCAGAGCACAGCCGCCGGCGACCAGGCCCCGCCGGTCAGGGGGAGCGCGATAAGCAGTAGGAGCAGTCCGCCCGCCGCGGAGAGCGCGGTGGCCAGAATCGCGCTGATGCGCTGGGCAGCGAGCCCGCCGAGAAAGTCAGCGGAACCAAAAATGAGGGCTCCGGAGAGACCCAAGGCTGCGGTCAGCATAAGAATCTCAGCTTACGAGGCTGGCACTGCGATGAGTCCAGGACTCCTGTTCCTGTTCCGGGCGATCGTGGCCCTGTCGTGTCCGCTGATTCGGACCATGAGCGCGTGTGCGACGTGGGGTATCGTGTCGTCCCGACAGCAGACGATGGATGCGGCCCACCGAATTCGGGCCCACCCCAGGCTCGGATAGAGTAGAACGAGACCGGGCAGGAGATCACTATGGCCACACGCTGGGCGCGCATCGCCCGCGGATGGGTCGTTGCCGGATTCTCCACCTTCGTCGCCGCGCTCTCGCACACCGTTGCTGGTGGCGGGGCACCCGCCCCGCTTGCCGTGGTGTTGTCACTCGCCTTCGCCGGAATCGTCTGCATCGGGCTCTCTGGTCGCACACTCTCGCTCTGGCGGGTGACCGTCTCGGTATTCATCAGCCAGCTGATCTTTCATGGACTGTTCTCGTTCGGTGCGCCCGGCGGGGCGCTCGTGCTCGCCGATGCCCCCGCGACCAATCCGGTTCTGGGCCTGCATCAGCACGGTCCGATCGGCATTATCAGTGCACTCGGCGAAAGCGCGTCCGGCCCGCTCGCGCATGCCGGCGCGCATGACTCGACGGGAATGTGGATCGCCCATGCTCTCGCCGCGGTCGTCACGGTCGTGGCGTTGCGCCACGGTGCGGCCGCATTGGAGAGCCTGTTTTCAAGTGTGCGCCTCGGCATCCGTTCACTGTTCGGAGCCCTCGCGGGAGTCTATTCCGGTGTCGCAGTGCCTGCCATTCGTCGCAGAGTCGCATCGACGGCTAGCATCGTGACTCCGCGTGACCTCACGATCGTGCTCTCCGCGATGCGGCACCGGGGGCCACCCGTGCTCAGCGCGACCTGACGCACATCGTCGGGCACCTCACGCAGTCAGACCCCACTCTTCTCTCGCACCCATTCGCGTCCAGGCTCGGCCTGCGCGCTGCCGCATTCGGTCGGCCTCGGTGCACCCCACGCAAGGAATCTCATGAAACTCACCAAGACAGTTATCGCCTCGTCCGCCCTCGCCGCCGGCGCCCTGCTCGCCGTCGCCGTACCGCTCTCGGCCAGCGCGCACGTGTCGATCGACCCGTCGTCGGCCTCGGCCGGTTCGTATACGGTGCTCACCTTCGCGCTGCCGCACGGATGCGACGGCTCGGCCACCACGGCAATCGCCATCGACATCCCCGAGAGCATCGCGAGCGTCACACCCACCGTCAACCAGGGCTGGGATGTCAGCAAGGTTGCAGTCGAACGTGCGAAGCCAATCGAAGACGGACACGGTAACTCGATCACCACTCGTATCGGCCAGATCGTTTACACCGCCAAGACCCCGCTCGCCGACGGCCTGCGCGATACGTTTGCGCTCAGTCTGCAGCTGCCGGCCGACGCCGCCGGTACGACCCTGGAGTTCCCGCTCCTGCAGAGTTGCGAGGTGGGCGAGACCCTGTGGAATGAGTCGGCCAAGGCCGACGGTTCTGAGCCGGACCACCCGGCTCCGGCGATCGCGGTGAGCGCTGCAGTGGCGGATGCCCATGGTCACGGCGATGAGGCCGAGGCCGCGGATGAGACCGAGGTAGCCGGCGAGCATGACGCGAGCGGAGCATCCGATGATGTGGTTGCACGTGTGCTCGGTATCGGTGGACTCGTCGTCGGTGTGGTCGGAGTGGTTCTCGCTGTTACCGCCCGCCGCAAGACGTCGGCGTAGGCTGCACAGATGAGCGGCTTTCGCATCATCTCCCGCGTTGGGGTCGCTGCGTTGGGTGCAGGACTCATCGCGGCACTCCTCACTCTGAACGCGGCGCCTGCGCTGGCGCATAACTCAGTGATCGGCACCGTGCCCGCCGCGGGAGCGGTTGTGACCGCTCAGCCCACGCTGATCTCGGTGACGACGAGCGACAGCCTCGAGAACTTCCCGCAGAGCACGGGAATGCAGATCTCGGGGCCGGCCGGGGCCGCCCCACCGCTTTATTACGGCGACGGTTGTGCCACGGTTTTCGGGCCGACGCTCGAAACCGAGGCGCAGCTCGGGGAGCCGGGCGACTACACGGTGGTCTGGCAGGTCGTCTCCGCCGACGGCCACACCATCTCGGGCGACTTCACGTTCACCTGGCAGCCCGACGCCGCCCAGACGCGGGCTGCGGGCTCGCCGACTCCGCAGAACTGCGCGGGGGTGAACGCGGGCAGCACCCAGGCTCCGCCAACGGATGCCGCCGCCCCCGGCGCATCCGGCTCGAACGACGGCATGCTCTCCGATGTGCTGTGGATCGGGGGGGCGGTGGCCGCGGTGATCGTGGCCACGCTCGTCACCCTGCTGGTGCTGGGCCGCCGCAAGCCGAAACATCCCAACTAAAAACCCTCGCGAGATCGGAGTCGTGGCTCTTCTCACGAGCTGAGAACGACCACAACTCCGGTCTCGCCTCCAGGCCCGCCACACCTCGGCAGATACGATTGCAGAGTGACAGTGACGATAGCGACCCCCTACGAAGATCTCCTCCGCGACACCCTGGCTCACGGCACCCACAAGACTGACCGCACCGGCACGGGCACGCGCAGTGTCTTCGGCCGTCAGATCCGGTTTGACCTGGCCGAGGGCTTCCCGCTCATCACCACCAAACGGGTGCATTTCAAATCGATTGCCTACGAGCTGCTCTGGTTCCTGCGCGGCGACTCGAATGTGCGCTGGTTGCAGGAGCGCGGCGTGAAGATCTGGGACGAATGGGCGGATGCCGACGGCGAGCTGGGCCCGGTCTACGGTGTGCAGTGGCGCTCCTGGCCGACCCCGAACGGCGATCAGATCGATCAGATCTCCGACGTCATCCAGGCAATCAAGAACACACCCGATTCCCGCCGCCTGATCGTGTCAGCCTGGAACCCCGCTGACGTGCCTAATATGGCGCTGCCGCCCTGCCACGCGCTGTTCCAGTTCTATGTTGCCGACGGCAAACTCAGCTGCCAGCTCTACCAGCGCAGCGCCGATCTGTTCCTCGGTGTTCCCTTTAACATCGCGAGTTATGCCCTACTCACGCATCTGGTCGCGGCGCAGACCGGGCTCGAGGTGGGCGAGTTCGTCTGGACCGGCGGCGACTGCCACATCTACGACAACCACGTCGACCAGGTCACCGAGCAGCTCAGCCGCGCGCCATACCCGTACCCGCAGCTGCGCATCGAGACCGAGCGGGCGAGCATCTTCGACTACGACTTCGACGATCTCGTCGTCGAAAACTACCAGCACCACCCCGCCATCCGTGGCGCGGTTGCCGTATGAGCCAGCCGCAGATCGGCCTGATCTGGGCCGAAGCCGACGGCGGAGTCATCGGCAAAGATGGCGTGATGCCCTGGCATGTGCCCGAAGATCTCGCTCATTTCAAGCAGGTCACCCTCGATGCCGCCGTGATTATGGGCCGCAAGACCTGGGATTCCCTGCCGCCACGCTTCCGTCCGTTGCCGGGCCGGAGCAACATCGTGATCACCCGTCAGGCCGACTGGGCCGCGGACGGCGTCGACGTGGTGCATTCGCTGACGGATGCCCTCGCCATCGTCGGCGAGCAGCCTGCGTGGGTCATCGGTGGCGCCCAGATCTACGCCCTGGCCCGTGACGTGGCCGACCGGCTCGAGGTCACCGAGATCAGGGCAGCCTTCGACGGCGACACGTTCGCCCCCGCGATCGACGCGAGCTGGACGGCATCCGTTGTCGACCCCGCGGACGGGTGGCATGTGTCGCGCACCGGACTCGAGTACCGTTTCGTGCGCTACGAACGCAGCTGAGCACTCTGAGAAACAGACGCGAAGAGCCCGTCACCTCACGGTGACGGGCTCTTTCGGTTGAGAAGATGCGATTAGTTCGTCGGCGGCATCAGCACGCTGTCGATCAGGTACACGGTCGCGTTGGCGGTGTGAACTCCACCACAGATCACGCTGGCGCCGTTGACCATGATGTTGTCGCCGCTGCCGGTGACGGTCAGGGTTCCACCTTCGACGGTGGTGTGGGTGCCATCGATGGCGTCAGGGGCGATCTGACCGGGAACCACGTGGTAGGTGAGGATCTTGGTCAGCGTTGCAGCACCAGCCGGCGTCTTCAGCGTGTCGATGGTGGCGGCATCGATCTTGGCGAACGCCGTGTCGACGGGAGCGAAGACGGTGAATTCACTGCCGTTGAGGGTGCTAACCAGGTTGACATCCGGGTTGAGCTTGCCGGACACGGCGGCCACAAGGGTTGTCAGCAGCGGGTTGTTGGATGCCGCGACGGCGACGGGGTCGGACGACATGCCGGTGATCGAACCGGCACCGCTCGGAACCTCTTTCGCGTAGGCGGCACAGCCGGAACCGACGAGGTCGGCGGCCGGGTCGGCCGTCATTGCCGGTTCACTGCTCGACATCGACGGTGAGCTCGAGGTGGCTGTTGAACCACTGGTACCCATCGAACAGCCCGCGAGAGCAATGGTGGCGATCGCGGCGATGGAGAGACCGGTCAAAGCCTTGCGTGTGAAGAGTTGCATGAAAGTTCTCCTTTGATGAAGTGGCCGGTTGGCCGAAAGCCTGCTGCTGTGCGGCCTTCACAACTCATTCGGAGCCCCCGCTGATGCGGTTTGGAGTTTGTCCGAAATTCTTTTGCCCAATATTCATGTGCCCACTTTCGCTGCTGCGAGTTCGGGCACTGCCCAATCCCAAACGGCATCCGCCCCGAATCCCCTTCGACAGACTTTGGAGGAGACCGTGCTCTCACTAGCCCTCATCGGATTCTTCGGTGGATTGATCACCGGAATATCACCGTGCATCTTGCCCGTACTGCCCGTCATCTTCTTTTCGGGGGGAGTCCAAGGCGCCAGAAACACCACTGACGTCGCGGCCGATGCGCCGCCGCCGCCGGCACCATCACGATGGCGGCCCTTCCTGGTGATCGGCGGGCTGGTGGTGAGCTTCAGCATCTTCACGCTCGTCGGCTCGCTCATTCTGACCTTGCTGCACCTGCCGCAGGATGTGCTGCGTTGGGCCGGTCTGATCGTGCTTATCCTCATCGGTATCGGCTTGATCATCCCGAAGTTCGAGGCCATCCTCGAGAAGCCGTTCTCCTGGATCCCGCAGCGCAACGTCGGCACCGAGCGCGGCGGGTTCCTGCTTGGACTCGCGCTCGGTGCGGTCTACGTTCCGTGCGCCGGTCCCGTGCTCGCTGCTATCACGGTCGCCGGATCAACCGGCAAGATCGGCCCTGAAACCGTGGTGCTCACCGTCACGTTCGCCTTTGGTGCCGCAATTCCGCTGCTGGTCTTCGCGCTGGCCGGTCGTCGCGTGGCCGAACGGGTCAAGGCATTTCGTCAGCACCAGCGCGGCATCCGCATCACCGGTGGCATCGTCATGATCGCCCTGGCGATCGGCCTGGTCTACAACGTTCCGGCCGCGTTGCAAGCGCTCATTCCCGACTACACGAGCTCGCTTCAGAATCAATTCAGCAACTCGAAGCAGGTCACCCAGGCCCTCGATCTCGGTGGTCTCGTGACCGACGAGAACAAGAATCTCTCGAAGTGCACCCCGGGTGCCACCGAGTTGGAGAGTTGCGGAATTGCGCCTCCTCTGGCGGGCATCCAGCAATGGTTCAACACTCCGAACGATGCCCCGATCTCTCTCGCTCAGGAGAGCGGCAAAGTCGTGCTCGTCGATTTCTGGGCGTACTCCTGCATCAACTGCCAGCGGTCGATTCCGCACCTGGTGGCCTGGAACAAGGCCTACAAGAACCTCGGCCTCGAGATCATCGGAGTGCACGCGCCCGAATATGCGTTTGAGAAGGTTCCCGCCAATGTCATGGCCGGTGCCAAGGATTTCGGCATCACCTACCCGGTGGCGCTGGATAACAACCTCGCCACCTGGACGAACTATCGCAACCAGTACTGGCCGGCTCACTACCTGATCGACACGTCAGGCACCGTGCGCAACATCCAGTTTGGAGAGGGAAACTATTCGAGCACTGAGAAGCTCATCCGTGAACTGCTGGTGCAAGCGAACCCGAGCGTGAAGCTGCCGCCGGCCACCGAAGTTGCGGACGCCACCCCGACCGAGGCCACGACACCCGAGACTTTTCTGGGCACGACGAAGCAGGTGAACTACGGCGGCAGCGAGAAG from Leifsonia psychrotolerans encodes:
- a CDS encoding EamA family transporter, encoding MLTAALGLSGALIFGSADFLGGLAAQRISAILATALSAAGGLLLLLIALPLTGGAWSPAAVLWAGLSGITGALAISLLYACLAIGPMSILSPLTAVVSAIVPMTVGLIGGDRFAPIGYGALGLALIAVVLVGFVPEKGAVRPTPRAILMATTSGAMIGTFIILIDQTPTDSGVVPLVINRVVTATIMFSVVGIRALVTARTRAHRRESVSWGASGAKNARTDAPTELAAHAELDRRNRSLGLRLALACGAVDATANILLLLGIRSGDLSVMSVLIALYPAGTILLAAVVLRERIAPVQWLGLVLALVAAGGLALAS
- a CDS encoding YcnI family copper-binding membrane protein, with amino-acid sequence MKLTKTVIASSALAAGALLAVAVPLSASAHVSIDPSSASAGSYTVLTFALPHGCDGSATTAIAIDIPESIASVTPTVNQGWDVSKVAVERAKPIEDGHGNSITTRIGQIVYTAKTPLADGLRDTFALSLQLPADAAGTTLEFPLLQSCEVGETLWNESAKADGSEPDHPAPAIAVSAAVADAHGHGDEAEAADETEVAGEHDASGASDDVVARVLGIGGLVVGVVGVVLAVTARRKTSA
- a CDS encoding copper resistance CopC family protein; translation: MSGFRIISRVGVAALGAGLIAALLTLNAAPALAHNSVIGTVPAAGAVVTAQPTLISVTTSDSLENFPQSTGMQISGPAGAAPPLYYGDGCATVFGPTLETEAQLGEPGDYTVVWQVVSADGHTISGDFTFTWQPDAAQTRAAGSPTPQNCAGVNAGSTQAPPTDAAAPGASGSNDGMLSDVLWIGGAVAAVIVATLVTLLVLGRRKPKHPN
- a CDS encoding thymidylate synthase, which translates into the protein MTVTIATPYEDLLRDTLAHGTHKTDRTGTGTRSVFGRQIRFDLAEGFPLITTKRVHFKSIAYELLWFLRGDSNVRWLQERGVKIWDEWADADGELGPVYGVQWRSWPTPNGDQIDQISDVIQAIKNTPDSRRLIVSAWNPADVPNMALPPCHALFQFYVADGKLSCQLYQRSADLFLGVPFNIASYALLTHLVAAQTGLEVGEFVWTGGDCHIYDNHVDQVTEQLSRAPYPYPQLRIETERASIFDYDFDDLVVENYQHHPAIRGAVAV
- a CDS encoding dihydrofolate reductase is translated as MSQPQIGLIWAEADGGVIGKDGVMPWHVPEDLAHFKQVTLDAAVIMGRKTWDSLPPRFRPLPGRSNIVITRQADWAADGVDVVHSLTDALAIVGEQPAWVIGGAQIYALARDVADRLEVTEIRAAFDGDTFAPAIDASWTASVVDPADGWHVSRTGLEYRFVRYERS
- a CDS encoding fasciclin domain-containing protein codes for the protein MQLFTRKALTGLSIAAIATIALAGCSMGTSGSTATSSSPSMSSSEPAMTADPAADLVGSGCAAYAKEVPSGAGSITGMSSDPVAVAASNNPLLTTLVAAVSGKLNPDVNLVSTLNGSEFTVFAPVDTAFAKIDAATIDTLKTPAGAATLTKILTYHVVPGQIAPDAIDGTHTTVEGGTLTVTGSGDNIMVNGASVICGGVHTANATVYLIDSVLMPPTN
- a CDS encoding cytochrome c biogenesis protein CcdA, producing MLSLALIGFFGGLITGISPCILPVLPVIFFSGGVQGARNTTDVAADAPPPPAPSRWRPFLVIGGLVVSFSIFTLVGSLILTLLHLPQDVLRWAGLIVLILIGIGLIIPKFEAILEKPFSWIPQRNVGTERGGFLLGLALGAVYVPCAGPVLAAITVAGSTGKIGPETVVLTVTFAFGAAIPLLVFALAGRRVAERVKAFRQHQRGIRITGGIVMIALAIGLVYNVPAALQALIPDYTSSLQNQFSNSKQVTQALDLGGLVTDENKNLSKCTPGATELESCGIAPPLAGIQQWFNTPNDAPISLAQESGKVVLVDFWAYSCINCQRSIPHLVAWNKAYKNLGLEIIGVHAPEYAFEKVPANVMAGAKDFGITYPVALDNNLATWTNYRNQYWPAHYLIDTSGTVRNIQFGEGNYSSTEKLIRELLVQANPSVKLPPATEVADATPTEATTPETFLGTTKQVNYGGSEKYSTLTTAFTVPSKLPKNSFALDGKWTLGTQSITPTDAAAQVVLNYSARDVMMVLSGTGTVSYTTGGVTKTFDVTGTPNAYPLLSTKDVGSGTLTVTLSPGLTAYSFTFG